The proteins below come from a single Chryseobacterium sp. MA9 genomic window:
- the metK gene encoding methionine adenosyltransferase — MSYLFTSESVSEGHPDKIADQISDALIDHFLAYDKDSKVACETLVTTGQVVLAGEVKSDAYLDVQTIAREVINGIGYTKGEYMFNGDSCGVISAIHEQSPDINQGVDRAVNDESFEAKANAQGAGDQGMMFGYATNETANYMPLALDLAHTILKELSAIRRENKEITYLRPDAKSQVTIEYSDDHKPIRIDSIVVSTQHDDFAAEEEMLNKIREDIKNILVPRVIAQQTEEIKALFNDQIKYHINPTGKFVIGGPHGDTGLTGRKIIVDTYGGKGAHGGGAFSGKDPSKVDRSAAYATRHIAKNLVAAGVADEVLVQVSYAIGVAEPCGLYINTYGTAKVDLHDGDIAKKVSEIFDLRPYAIEQNLKLRNPVYQETASYGHMGKEHYIADKTFNKGHKNELTLKGLEFFTWEKLDKVEEIKAAFGI, encoded by the coding sequence ATGTCTTATTTATTTACATCTGAATCAGTTTCAGAAGGACATCCGGATAAAATTGCCGATCAAATCTCTGATGCATTAATCGACCATTTTTTAGCATATGATAAAGACTCAAAAGTAGCATGTGAAACTCTTGTAACTACCGGACAGGTGGTATTGGCAGGAGAAGTAAAATCAGATGCTTATCTTGATGTACAGACCATTGCCAGAGAAGTAATCAACGGAATTGGGTATACAAAAGGAGAATATATGTTCAATGGAGATTCTTGTGGAGTGATCTCTGCTATCCATGAGCAGTCACCTGATATCAACCAGGGAGTTGACAGAGCTGTAAATGATGAGTCTTTCGAAGCAAAAGCAAATGCACAGGGAGCAGGAGATCAGGGAATGATGTTTGGATATGCTACCAATGAAACGGCTAATTATATGCCTCTTGCATTGGATCTTGCCCACACGATTCTAAAAGAACTTTCTGCAATCAGAAGAGAAAATAAAGAAATCACTTATCTTCGTCCTGATGCAAAGAGTCAGGTAACTATTGAGTATTCTGATGACCACAAACCAATTAGAATTGATTCTATCGTAGTTTCTACTCAGCATGATGATTTTGCAGCTGAAGAGGAAATGCTGAATAAGATCCGTGAGGATATTAAAAACATTCTGGTTCCCAGAGTTATTGCACAGCAGACAGAGGAAATCAAGGCTTTATTCAACGATCAGATCAAATATCATATCAATCCTACAGGGAAATTTGTAATCGGAGGACCTCACGGGGATACAGGTCTTACAGGTAGAAAAATCATCGTTGATACTTACGGTGGTAAAGGAGCTCACGGTGGTGGTGCTTTCTCTGGAAAAGACCCTTCTAAAGTAGACAGAAGTGCTGCTTATGCTACAAGACATATTGCTAAAAACCTAGTAGCTGCAGGAGTAGCTGATGAAGTTTTAGTACAGGTTTCTTATGCTATTGGAGTAGCTGAGCCTTGTGGTTTATACATCAATACTTACGGGACTGCAAAAGTAGACCTTCATGATGGTGATATCGCGAAAAAAGTTTCTGAGATTTTTGATTTAAGACCTTATGCTATCGAGCAGAACTTAAAATTAAGAAATCCGGTCTATCAGGAAACAGCTTCTTACGGACATATGGGTAAAGAGCACTATATAGCTGATAAAACGTTCAATAAAGGGCATAAAAATGAGCTTACATTGAAAGGGCTAGAGTTCTTTACTTGGGAGAAACTAGACAAAGTAGAGGAAATTAAAGCCGCTTTTGGAATTTAA
- a CDS encoding RNA polymerase sigma factor, with protein MKSKSDSLLISLYQKGDEGALSTLIHRHQRELFTFIFYKINDEDLANDIFQDTFMKIIVMLKEGRYNEEGKFILWAKRISHNLIIDHFRSKAKNIKVSETTFETDEYSIFDLIREPSENIEDQLVTNQIQEDLLRMLQFLPQNQQEVIKLRFFDGLSFKEIADHTDMSINTTLGRVRYALINLRKIMDENNIILTR; from the coding sequence ATGAAATCAAAATCGGATAGTTTACTAATTTCCCTTTACCAGAAAGGAGACGAGGGTGCGTTGTCAACCCTTATTCATCGACATCAGAGAGAACTGTTTACATTCATTTTTTACAAAATTAATGATGAAGATTTAGCTAATGATATCTTTCAGGATACATTCATGAAAATTATTGTTATGTTGAAAGAAGGGCGCTATAACGAAGAAGGTAAATTTATCCTTTGGGCAAAAAGAATTTCCCACAATTTAATCATCGATCATTTCAGATCAAAAGCAAAGAATATAAAAGTTTCGGAAACTACTTTTGAAACCGATGAATATTCTATTTTTGATTTGATCAGAGAGCCTTCTGAAAATATTGAAGATCAGCTTGTGACGAATCAAATACAGGAGGATCTTTTAAGGATGCTGCAGTTTTTACCACAAAATCAGCAAGAAGTAATCAAACTGAGATTTTTTGACGGGCTTAGCTTCAAGGAAATTGCAGATCATACGGATATGAGCATTAATACTACCCTTGGAAGAGTACGGTATGCGCTCATAAACCTGAGAAAAATCATGGATGAAAATAATATAATATTAACCAGATAA
- a CDS encoding PepSY-like domain-containing protein gives MKNVKKITGVLMIMFLLIGGLISAQDRAINANQLPKTAKNFLAAHFKGIPVNSAIEDREIYGVDEYKVYLTNGMKMEFDSNGNWKEVDGKHQKLPYGFIPVSIRNYSTKNFPNTYIIKIEKKRWSYKAELSNGLELEFDSNGNFKRIDD, from the coding sequence ATGAAAAATGTAAAGAAAATCACAGGAGTATTGATGATTATGTTTTTATTAATAGGAGGCTTAATTTCGGCACAGGACAGAGCGATCAATGCTAATCAGCTACCTAAAACAGCTAAAAACTTTCTTGCTGCCCATTTTAAAGGAATCCCTGTAAACTCAGCCATAGAAGACAGAGAAATCTATGGAGTAGACGAATATAAAGTATATCTGACTAATGGAATGAAAATGGAGTTTGACAGCAATGGAAACTGGAAAGAAGTGGATGGAAAGCATCAGAAGCTTCCGTATGGTTTTATTCCGGTATCCATCAGAAATTACAGTACAAAGAACTTTCCCAACACCTACATCATCAAGATCGAAAAGAAAAGATGGTCTTATAAAGCAGAGCTTTCCAACGGATTGGAGCTTGAATTTGACAGTAACGGAAATTTTAAAAGAATTGATGATTAA
- a CDS encoding LysR substrate-binding domain-containing protein, with the protein MNIQQLEYLIAVDKYKHFGKAAQACFITQPTLSAMIQKFEDELDVKVFDRTTHPIRTTDVGLQIIDQAKVIIESVNELKNKANLLNNILGGTLNLGIIPTVSSFILPTEIFKFLEDNPKIQMNVKEMTTDNIIKALKAGELDAGIISTPYDTADEFYQDFLFNEELMIYSSNTEANKKNSYIIPEDLNVEKVWLLEEGNCLRNQFENICHLKENTLKPKNLDFLASNIQTLVHMVDKVGGISILPELALSQLSEEQKKNVFRFKKPFPYREISIIYYKPTFKQKIIDELSHSIKTSLELKLNYHESPKEFVSIKPQ; encoded by the coding sequence ATGAACATTCAGCAACTGGAGTATCTTATCGCTGTTGATAAGTATAAACATTTTGGTAAAGCAGCTCAGGCATGTTTTATTACGCAACCTACGTTAAGTGCCATGATACAGAAATTTGAGGATGAACTGGATGTGAAGGTTTTCGACAGAACTACTCACCCGATTCGTACCACGGATGTAGGTCTTCAGATTATTGATCAGGCAAAAGTTATTATAGAATCTGTCAATGAGCTGAAAAACAAAGCGAATCTGTTGAATAATATTTTAGGAGGAACTCTTAATCTTGGAATTATTCCTACTGTTTCTTCTTTCATTCTGCCTACGGAAATTTTCAAATTCCTTGAAGATAATCCAAAGATTCAGATGAATGTAAAAGAAATGACAACGGATAATATTATTAAAGCTTTAAAAGCCGGAGAGCTGGATGCGGGAATTATCTCAACGCCATATGACACAGCTGATGAGTTTTATCAGGATTTCTTATTCAACGAAGAACTGATGATTTACAGTTCCAATACAGAGGCCAACAAAAAAAATTCTTACATCATTCCGGAAGATCTGAATGTAGAAAAAGTATGGCTGCTTGAAGAAGGAAACTGCCTTAGAAATCAGTTTGAAAACATTTGCCATCTGAAAGAAAATACATTGAAGCCTAAAAATTTAGATTTCCTGGCTTCCAATATCCAGACCCTGGTACACATGGTAGATAAAGTAGGGGGAATCAGTATTCTGCCGGAGCTTGCATTGAGTCAGCTTTCAGAAGAACAGAAGAAAAATGTTTTCAGATTCAAAAAACCTTTCCCTTATCGAGAAATCAGTATTATTTATTATAAGCCAACATTTAAGCAGAAAATTATTGACGAATTGTCACATTCTATCAAAACTTCTTTAGAACTTAAGCTGAATTATCACGAAAGTCCAAAAGAATTTGTAAGCATTAAGCCTCAGTAA
- a CDS encoding YjjG family noncanonical pyrimidine nucleotidase: MKMQHVFFDLDNTLWDHRRNAYLTIKELFEKQEITSKYHIDFEEFHSVYHDINEDLWEKIRDGIIGKEYLREHRFYDSFKHFGVDNKELALYFEENFLDNIVSHNELVEGAEDVLEYLKAKNYTLHIISNGFQEVTERKCTLSGIAPYFKTITSADAVGVRKPNPRIFEYSLGLSEARKEESILIGDDWIADAMGATDFGMDAIFFDVYKEDRQKEGLKAITHLQQIKEYL; encoded by the coding sequence ATGAAAATGCAGCACGTTTTTTTTGACCTGGATAATACACTCTGGGATCACCGCAGAAATGCCTATCTTACCATCAAAGAACTTTTTGAAAAACAGGAAATTACTTCAAAGTATCATATTGATTTTGAGGAATTTCACTCTGTTTACCATGATATCAATGAAGATTTATGGGAAAAGATCAGAGATGGGATTATTGGCAAAGAGTACTTGAGAGAACACCGTTTTTATGATTCATTTAAACATTTTGGAGTAGATAATAAAGAACTTGCTCTTTATTTTGAAGAAAACTTCCTTGATAATATCGTGAGTCATAATGAATTGGTAGAAGGAGCTGAAGATGTTTTAGAATATCTGAAAGCTAAGAATTATACATTACACATTATTTCCAATGGATTTCAGGAAGTAACAGAAAGAAAATGTACCCTGTCCGGAATTGCACCTTATTTTAAAACGATTACCAGTGCAGATGCTGTAGGAGTAAGAAAACCCAATCCCAGAATTTTTGAATACTCCTTAGGGCTTTCTGAGGCCAGAAAAGAAGAAAGTATTCTGATTGGGGATGACTGGATTGCTGATGCCATGGGAGCAACAGATTTCGGGATGGATGCTATTTTCTTCGATGTCTATAAAGAAGACAGGCAGAAGGAAGGATTAAAAGCCATTACCCATCTTCAGCAGATTAAAGAATATCTATAA